The proteins below come from a single Gimesia alba genomic window:
- a CDS encoding PDZ domain-containing protein, translated as MKKYPWFFFSGIVFSLLVASQSFADELPIQAQKPGQVEPKQKGSAKQPKPMRPANNPNEGAVKGKFRITSRPTGETEQRNFVGIVTEPVPAALAAQLNSMMKAGQGVGVKIVLPNSPAEQAGIKMFDVLTTFNGKAITSSDVLRKFVMESEKESRVKFGVIRASKHQVVEVTLTQKLFRFHKFSVSPVGQKPSQKTNQTQPSKTEPAQDGPIASRSTETGPLGRKLPLGLSQISASATHNLALLYVGSLKEGYSVEVSYQDDNDTLQTHQFQGNLKEISDQIVDMPDHVQMMINERLKELKMALRGKPTFRFQMKGHMQGNARFVRVFLSRGTKDKSVRMVELDHHIGNRPALNVNQIMGNQIFTKELKQLNPTIQQQIRATLQRIRIPTAQVRVDNPI; from the coding sequence ATGAAGAAGTATCCATGGTTCTTTTTCAGCGGTATCGTTTTTTCCCTGTTGGTCGCATCACAGTCATTTGCTGATGAGCTACCGATTCAGGCGCAAAAACCTGGCCAGGTTGAACCAAAACAAAAGGGGTCCGCGAAGCAACCCAAACCGATGCGCCCCGCTAATAATCCGAACGAGGGAGCCGTTAAGGGCAAGTTCCGGATCACCAGTCGTCCGACCGGAGAAACAGAACAGCGAAACTTTGTCGGCATTGTGACAGAACCGGTCCCCGCTGCGCTGGCTGCTCAGCTGAATTCAATGATGAAAGCCGGTCAGGGAGTTGGTGTAAAAATAGTACTTCCCAATTCCCCTGCTGAGCAGGCGGGAATCAAAATGTTTGATGTTCTGACCACCTTCAATGGCAAAGCTATTACCTCCTCTGATGTGTTACGTAAATTCGTGATGGAATCTGAGAAGGAAAGTCGGGTTAAATTTGGTGTCATCCGCGCTTCAAAGCACCAGGTAGTTGAGGTGACGCTCACCCAGAAGCTGTTTCGCTTTCACAAATTTTCAGTCAGTCCGGTTGGTCAAAAACCATCACAGAAAACAAATCAAACACAGCCTTCCAAGACAGAACCGGCGCAGGATGGCCCGATTGCCTCCCGGTCTACTGAGACAGGCCCACTGGGACGCAAGCTTCCTTTAGGCTTAAGCCAGATCTCAGCATCGGCCACCCACAACCTTGCCTTACTCTATGTTGGTAGTCTGAAGGAGGGGTATTCTGTGGAAGTCAGCTATCAGGATGATAATGACACGCTACAAACCCACCAATTTCAAGGGAATCTGAAAGAGATCAGTGATCAAATTGTTGACATGCCAGACCATGTGCAAATGATGATCAACGAGCGTTTGAAAGAGCTGAAAATGGCACTGCGGGGCAAGCCTACTTTTCGCTTCCAGATGAAAGGGCACATGCAGGGAAATGCACGCTTTGTGCGTGTGTTCCTGAGTCGGGGTACGAAAGATAAATCTGTACGAATGGTAGAACTCGATCACCATATTGGAAATCGCCCGGCTTTAAATGTGAATCAGATCATGGGAAACCAGATCTTCACCAAAGAACTCAAGCAGTTGAATCCCACGATTCAGCAACAGATCAGGGCGACACTGCAAAGAATTCGTATTCCGACCGCTCAGGTGCGTGTGGATAACCCGATTTAA
- a CDS encoding inorganic diphosphatase: MTHCWHDVTPGQNLPRDFTAVIEIPTFSKVKYELDKTTGLLRLDRMLYSAVHYPANYGFIPQTLAEDDDPLDVLVLCQEPVDPLTILDARAIGVMTMIDSGKPDHKILAVAVNDPEYNPFTEASELPPHRLAMLRRFFQDYKMLEGKTVEVEEFQSAAAAFPIIEDSLQRYSSQRRRGFL, encoded by the coding sequence GTGACTCACTGTTGGCATGATGTGACTCCGGGGCAGAATCTGCCTCGCGATTTCACGGCCGTAATTGAAATCCCCACTTTTTCTAAAGTGAAGTATGAGTTGGATAAAACAACGGGTCTGCTCAGGCTGGACCGCATGCTTTATTCTGCTGTTCATTATCCTGCCAACTATGGGTTCATTCCCCAGACTCTGGCAGAAGACGATGACCCGCTCGATGTATTAGTGCTCTGCCAGGAACCCGTTGATCCGTTGACGATTCTTGATGCCCGCGCCATCGGCGTGATGACCATGATCGACAGCGGTAAGCCGGACCATAAAATTCTGGCCGTTGCCGTCAATGATCCGGAATATAATCCTTTTACAGAAGCATCGGAACTACCGCCACATCGTCTGGCCATGCTGCGACGCTTCTTCCAGGATTATAAAATGCTCGAAGGCAAGACAGTTGAAGTGGAAGAGTTTCAATCTGCTGCCGCTGCATTTCCAATCATTGAAGACTCGTTGCAACGCTACAGCAGCCAGAGACGCCGCGGTTTCCTGTAA
- a CDS encoding FKBP-type peptidyl-prolyl cis-trans isomerase, which yields MTDETAPGYLSTASGLKYKVIREGNDTKPGPQDEVTVHYRGTLEDGSEFDSSYKRGQTISFPLGGVIPGWTEGLQLIGEGGEIELIIPSELGYGAQGSPPVIPPNATLHFRVELFKVN from the coding sequence GTGACTGACGAAACCGCACCAGGTTATTTATCGACCGCCTCCGGCCTAAAATACAAAGTGATTCGAGAGGGGAATGATACCAAACCGGGACCCCAGGATGAAGTGACGGTACATTATCGGGGTACACTGGAAGATGGATCGGAATTCGATAGCTCATATAAACGGGGACAAACGATTTCGTTTCCCCTGGGCGGGGTGATCCCCGGCTGGACCGAAGGGCTGCAGCTGATCGGCGAAGGTGGCGAAATCGAATTGATTATCCCGTCTGAACTGGGCTATGGAGCCCAAGGCTCTCCCCCTGTGATTCCTCCCAATGCGACGCTTCACTTTAGAGTGGAATTATTCAAAGTGAATTAG
- a CDS encoding GNAT family N-acetyltransferase — protein MTDQIHIRSTKHEDISRLAEFIVPFVEQGKILPRTSEELDELVETGFVAVEEDLEIVGFASLEIYSRKLAEIRSLVVAEHRQGIGVGKKLVSACVDRARQRNILEVMVVTSSDVFFQSCGFDFTLPGEKKALFIQPHLNE, from the coding sequence ATGACAGACCAAATTCACATTCGTTCCACAAAACATGAGGATATCAGTCGTCTGGCTGAATTTATTGTCCCTTTCGTAGAGCAGGGGAAAATACTTCCTCGCACCTCGGAAGAACTGGATGAACTGGTCGAAACAGGGTTCGTGGCTGTAGAAGAGGATCTCGAAATTGTGGGATTTGCTTCATTAGAAATTTATTCACGGAAATTAGCGGAAATTCGCAGTCTGGTGGTCGCCGAGCATCGTCAGGGGATTGGGGTTGGTAAAAAACTGGTTTCGGCCTGTGTGGATCGTGCTCGTCAAAGGAACATTCTTGAAGTGATGGTGGTGACATCCTCTGATGTCTTCTTTCAAAGCTGTGGTTTTGATTTTACTTTGCCCGGAGAAAAAAAGGCGTTATTTATTCAACCTCATTTGAATGAGTAA
- a CDS encoding peptidylprolyl isomerase — MKTILILSLMLVATVVPGISQEANAAAPETYRVKMETTKGTFYIDVTRSWSPNGADRFYELVNSGFYNDCAFFRVIEGFMAQVGINGAPATQAKWRDQTIQDDPVAKSNLRGYVSFAKTGAPNSRTTQIFINFGDNRFLDGLGFAPFGAISQKGMKVVDALYSGYGEGAPSGRGPSQQRIQQEGNQYLKQDFPRLDYITKATIVKN, encoded by the coding sequence ATGAAAACGATTCTCATTCTTTCCTTAATGCTCGTCGCAACAGTAGTGCCAGGGATTTCTCAAGAAGCAAATGCTGCCGCCCCGGAAACCTACCGTGTTAAAATGGAAACGACCAAAGGAACGTTTTATATCGACGTGACACGGAGCTGGTCTCCGAATGGAGCCGACCGGTTTTATGAACTGGTGAACTCTGGTTTTTACAATGACTGTGCTTTTTTTCGTGTGATTGAAGGCTTCATGGCCCAGGTGGGTATTAATGGGGCTCCTGCCACACAAGCGAAATGGCGCGATCAAACGATTCAGGATGATCCGGTGGCGAAATCAAATCTCAGAGGCTATGTCTCGTTTGCGAAAACAGGTGCTCCGAATTCGAGGACAACACAGATCTTCATTAATTTCGGCGACAATCGTTTTCTGGATGGACTTGGTTTTGCTCCCTTCGGTGCCATTTCTCAGAAAGGGATGAAGGTCGTCGACGCACTCTATTCCGGATATGGTGAAGGCGCGCCATCCGGCCGTGGCCCATCACAACAGAGAATCCAACAGGAAGGAAATCAATACCTGAAGCAGGACTTTCCCCGACTGGATTATATCACCAAAGCGACCATCGTAAAAAACTGA